The Solanum lycopersicum chromosome 9, SLM_r2.1 genome window below encodes:
- the LOC101268421 gene encoding pathogenesis-related protein 1A: protein MAKILLTPTFLVLSILLIFITFSQATPPTFDWVQQEYLKAHNDLRSSVGVPPLEWDEKLAAYAYDWAVQRKEDCNYRQHSTGPYGENIFWQLYAETPATGIVKKWFDEKKNFDEVNNVCKCKPEKEGCECGHYLNIVWKTTTKVGCSGNVYCKNQKGAYVVCSYDPIGNYKGVNPLNPGNNSTSS from the exons ATggctaaaatattattaacacCAACTTTTTTGGTGTTGTCCATCTTACTAATCTTCATTACTTTCTCACAAGCAACTCCACCAACCTTTGATTGGGTTCAACAAGAATACCTCAAGGCTCACAATGATTTAAGAAGTAGTGTTGGTGTTCCTCCTTTGGAATGGGATGAGAAATTAGCCGCTTATGCGTATGATTGGGCTGTTCAACGAAAGGAGGATTGTAATTACAG ACAACATTCAACCGGCCCGTACGGAGAGAATATCTTCTGGCAACTTTACGCAGAGACACCAGCAACTGGTATTGTTAAGAAATGGTTCGATGAAAAGAAGAATTTTGACGAGGTAAATAATGTTTGCAAATGTAAGCCagaaaaagaaggatgtgaATGTGGccattatttaaatattgtatgGAAGACTACTACAAAAGTTGGATGTAGTGGCAATGTTTATTGCAAAAATCAAAAGGGTGCTTATGTTGTATGTTCATATGATCCTATTGGGAATTATAAAGGTGTTAATCCTTTAAATCCTGGTAATAATTCAACAAGTAGTTAA
- the LOC101268134 gene encoding uncharacterized protein isoform X2 yields the protein MCRRLNPRVPHLLLSFFCSSILLSSLPELITAAVVTLDSIEIYNTHEFFGSSPEVYFKCKGENRTIYLPDVKKKHELYIFKGEESWQPLTELEEKKCKRCGIYEKDSFVKPDDIFDEWEFCASDFTSADGKYIHFKEKEFNATFLCPDCLPLEVASNHTDVPRNKEKGMHWALVLLICVLVTTFIVFGAVSAYKYWQKRKKQQEQARFLKLFEESDDIEDELGIGPLSHVI from the exons ATGTGTCGTCGATTGAATCCTAGGGTTCCTCATCTTCTCCTTTCGTTTTTCTGTAGCTCGATTCTTCTCAGCTCGCTTCCAg AATTGATTACAGCGGCGGTTGTAACACTAGATTCGATCGAGATATATAATACTCATGAGTTTTTCGGATCATCACCGGAAGTTTATTTTAAGTGTAAAGGTGAAAATAGAACAATATATTTGCCTGATGTGAAGAAGAAACATGAGTTGTATATCTTCAAGGGAGAAGAGTCTTGGCAG cctCTGACAGAACTTGAAGAAAAGAAGTGCAAACGATGTGGGATATATGAGAAGGACTCATTTGTAAAGCCTGATGATATATTTGATGAATGGGAGTTCTGTGCATCTGATTTTACTAGTGCTGATGGGAAGTATATTCATTTCAAGGAGAAAGAGTTCAATGCCACATTTTTGTGTCCAGACTGTCTCCCTCTTGAAG TAGCTTCTAATCACACCGATGTCCCACGGAATAAGGAAAAGGGAATGCACTGGGCTCTAGTGTTGCTCATCTGTGTCTTAGTGACTACTTTTATAGTTTTTGGAGCAGTAAGTGCCTACAAATATTGGcaaaagagaaagaaacaaCAAGAGCAAGCTCGATTCTTGAAGCTGTTCGAGGAGAGCGATGACATAGAGGACGAATTGGGCATTGGACCACTTAGTCATGTCATTTAG
- the LOC101268134 gene encoding uncharacterized protein isoform X4, whose amino-acid sequence MCRRLNPRVPHLLLSFFCSSILLSSLPELITAAVVTLDSIEIYNTHEFFGSSPEVYFKCKGENRTIYLPDVKKKHELYIFKGEESWQPLTELEEKKCKRCGIYEKDSFVKPDDIFDEWEFCASDFTSADGKYIHFKEKEFNATFLCPDCLPLEASNHTDVPRNKEKGMHWALVLLICVLVTTFIVFGAVSAYKYWQKRKKQQEQARFLKLFEESDDIEDELGIGPLSHVI is encoded by the exons ATGTGTCGTCGATTGAATCCTAGGGTTCCTCATCTTCTCCTTTCGTTTTTCTGTAGCTCGATTCTTCTCAGCTCGCTTCCAg AATTGATTACAGCGGCGGTTGTAACACTAGATTCGATCGAGATATATAATACTCATGAGTTTTTCGGATCATCACCGGAAGTTTATTTTAAGTGTAAAGGTGAAAATAGAACAATATATTTGCCTGATGTGAAGAAGAAACATGAGTTGTATATCTTCAAGGGAGAAGAGTCTTGGCAG cctCTGACAGAACTTGAAGAAAAGAAGTGCAAACGATGTGGGATATATGAGAAGGACTCATTTGTAAAGCCTGATGATATATTTGATGAATGGGAGTTCTGTGCATCTGATTTTACTAGTGCTGATGGGAAGTATATTCATTTCAAGGAGAAAGAGTTCAATGCCACATTTTTGTGTCCAGACTGTCTCCCTCTTGAAG CTTCTAATCACACCGATGTCCCACGGAATAAGGAAAAGGGAATGCACTGGGCTCTAGTGTTGCTCATCTGTGTCTTAGTGACTACTTTTATAGTTTTTGGAGCAGTAAGTGCCTACAAATATTGGcaaaagagaaagaaacaaCAAGAGCAAGCTCGATTCTTGAAGCTGTTCGAGGAGAGCGATGACATAGAGGACGAATTGGGCATTGGACCACTTAGTCATGTCATTTAG
- the LOC101268134 gene encoding uncharacterized protein isoform X3, with the protein MCRRLNPRVPHLLLSFFCSSILLSSLPELITAAVVTLDSIEIYNTHEFFGSSPEVYFKCKGENRTIYLPDVKKKHELYIFKGEESWQPLTELEEKKCKRCGIYEKDSFVKPDDIFDEWEFCASDFTSADGKYIHFKEKEFNATFLCPDCLPLEGASNHTDVPRNKEKGMHWALVLLICVLVTTFIVFGAVSAYKYWQKRKKQQEQARFLKLFEESDDIEDELGIGPLSHVI; encoded by the exons ATGTGTCGTCGATTGAATCCTAGGGTTCCTCATCTTCTCCTTTCGTTTTTCTGTAGCTCGATTCTTCTCAGCTCGCTTCCAg AATTGATTACAGCGGCGGTTGTAACACTAGATTCGATCGAGATATATAATACTCATGAGTTTTTCGGATCATCACCGGAAGTTTATTTTAAGTGTAAAGGTGAAAATAGAACAATATATTTGCCTGATGTGAAGAAGAAACATGAGTTGTATATCTTCAAGGGAGAAGAGTCTTGGCAG cctCTGACAGAACTTGAAGAAAAGAAGTGCAAACGATGTGGGATATATGAGAAGGACTCATTTGTAAAGCCTGATGATATATTTGATGAATGGGAGTTCTGTGCATCTGATTTTACTAGTGCTGATGGGAAGTATATTCATTTCAAGGAGAAAGAGTTCAATGCCACATTTTTGTGTCCAGACTGTCTCCCTCTTGAAGGTG CTTCTAATCACACCGATGTCCCACGGAATAAGGAAAAGGGAATGCACTGGGCTCTAGTGTTGCTCATCTGTGTCTTAGTGACTACTTTTATAGTTTTTGGAGCAGTAAGTGCCTACAAATATTGGcaaaagagaaagaaacaaCAAGAGCAAGCTCGATTCTTGAAGCTGTTCGAGGAGAGCGATGACATAGAGGACGAATTGGGCATTGGACCACTTAGTCATGTCATTTAG
- the LOC101268134 gene encoding uncharacterized protein isoform X1 — translation MCRRLNPRVPHLLLSFFCSSILLSSLPELITAAVVTLDSIEIYNTHEFFGSSPEVYFKCKGENRTIYLPDVKKKHELYIFKGEESWQPLTELEEKKCKRCGIYEKDSFVKPDDIFDEWEFCASDFTSADGKYIHFKEKEFNATFLCPDCLPLEGVASNHTDVPRNKEKGMHWALVLLICVLVTTFIVFGAVSAYKYWQKRKKQQEQARFLKLFEESDDIEDELGIGPLSHVI, via the exons ATGTGTCGTCGATTGAATCCTAGGGTTCCTCATCTTCTCCTTTCGTTTTTCTGTAGCTCGATTCTTCTCAGCTCGCTTCCAg AATTGATTACAGCGGCGGTTGTAACACTAGATTCGATCGAGATATATAATACTCATGAGTTTTTCGGATCATCACCGGAAGTTTATTTTAAGTGTAAAGGTGAAAATAGAACAATATATTTGCCTGATGTGAAGAAGAAACATGAGTTGTATATCTTCAAGGGAGAAGAGTCTTGGCAG cctCTGACAGAACTTGAAGAAAAGAAGTGCAAACGATGTGGGATATATGAGAAGGACTCATTTGTAAAGCCTGATGATATATTTGATGAATGGGAGTTCTGTGCATCTGATTTTACTAGTGCTGATGGGAAGTATATTCATTTCAAGGAGAAAGAGTTCAATGCCACATTTTTGTGTCCAGACTGTCTCCCTCTTGAAGGTG TAGCTTCTAATCACACCGATGTCCCACGGAATAAGGAAAAGGGAATGCACTGGGCTCTAGTGTTGCTCATCTGTGTCTTAGTGACTACTTTTATAGTTTTTGGAGCAGTAAGTGCCTACAAATATTGGcaaaagagaaagaaacaaCAAGAGCAAGCTCGATTCTTGAAGCTGTTCGAGGAGAGCGATGACATAGAGGACGAATTGGGCATTGGACCACTTAGTCATGTCATTTAG
- the ABCG23 gene encoding ABC transporter G family member 20, translated as MSSLCGGDDMSSASDLPFLGPRNNMELQEFGRKPRHNVSITLGELLKRVGDSAEEKNQVLELGNISNYTTSPSSFPFVLSFHNLNYSVKVKSKISLPRWLRRGDKDDELSSDKVLLNDISGEAREGEIMAVLGASGSGKSTLIDALADRISRESLKGNVTLNGEVLESKLLKVISAYVMQDDLLFPMLTVEETLMFSAEFRLPRTLSKSKKNARVQALIDQLGLRNAAKTVIGDEGHRGVSGGERRRVSIGIDIIHDPIVLFLDEPTSGLDSTSAYMVVKVLQRIAQSGSIVIMSIHQPSYRILSLLDRLIILSRGHTVLTSPPSCLQQFFADFGNPIPENENRIEFALDFIRELEGTPNGTKTLMEFNKIWQRGKNSTTSTSSFYNEPKPSLKDAISASVSRGKLVSGATNNIDPNLSSSNVPKFANPFWVDMVVIAKRSMLNSMRMPELFGMRFGAVVVTGIILATIFWKLDNSPKGVQERLGFFAFAMSTTFYTCAEAIPVFLQERYIFMRETAYNAYRRSSYVVSHAIISLPSILVLSIAFAVTTYWSVGLAGGVSGFLYFLLFLVASFWAGSSFVTFLSGVIYNIMMAYTVVVAVLAYFFLFSGFFISRDRIPPYWIWFHYMSLVKYPYQGVLQNEFSDPNKCFVKGVQLFDASPLRAVPEALKIKLLQNMSKTLGMNITNTTCLTTGSDILKQSGVTDLNKWTCFWITIALGFFFRILFYFALLVGSKNKRR; from the coding sequence ATGTCTAGTCTTTGTGGAGGCGACGACATGTCTTCAGCTAGTGATCTTCCATTTTTAGGCCCAAGAAATAACATGGAACTTCAAGAATTTGGAAGAAAACCAAGGCACAATGTCTCTATCACACTAGGTGAGCTATTGAAACGCGTTGGCGACTCTGCTGAGGAAAAAAACCAAGTTCTTGAACTTGGAAATATCTCAAATTATACTACTTCTCCTTCATCATTTCCCTTTGTTCTTTCCTTTCACAACCTAAACTATAGTGTTAAAGTCAAAAGTAAAATATCACTTCCTAGGTGGTTGAGGAGGGGCGATAAAGACGATGAATTGTCATCCGATAAGGTGTTGTTGAATGACATATCAGGAGAAGCCAGAGAAGGTGAAATCATGGCTGTTCTTGGAGCTAGTGGCTCGGGAAAATCAACGTTGATTGATGCCCTTGCAGATCGAATATCAAGAGAGAGTCTAAAAGGGAATGTTACTTTGAATGGTGAAGTTCTTGAATCAAAGCTTCTCAAGGTTATCTCAGCGTATGTTATGCAAGATGATCTTTTATTCCCAATGTTAACAGTTGAAGAAACACTCATGTTCTCAGCCGAGTTTCGTCTTCCAAGGACTTTATCAAAGTCCAAGAAGAATGCTAGAGTTCAAGCGTTGATCGATCAATTAGGCCTTAGAAATGCTGCCAAGACAGTGATTGGTGATGAAGGCCATAGGGGAGTTTCTGGTGGCGAAAGAAGACGTGTTTCTATTGGTATCGACATAATTCATGACCCTATTGTCCTGTTTCTTGATGAACCAACTTCAGGACTTGATTCCACTAGTGCATATATGGTGGTAAAAGTCTTGCAAAGAATAGCACAAAGTGGTAGTATTGTGATCATGTCAATTCATCAACCAAGTTATAGAATTTTGAGTCTTTTAGACCGTTTAATCATCCTTTCGCGTGGACACACAGTCTTGACTAGCCCTCCTTCATGTCTACAACAATTCTTTGCTGATTTTGGGAATCCAATTCCTGAAAATGAAAACAGGATAGAGTTTGCTTTGGATTTCATCAGAGAACTCGAAGGAACTCCAAACGGAACCAAAACTTTGATGGAATTCAATAAAATATGGCAAAGGGGAAAAAACTCAACTACTAGCACTAGCAGCTTTTACAATGAACCAAAACCATCACTTAAAGATGCCATAAGTGCAAGTGTTTCAAGAGGGAAATTAGTCTCAGGAGCAACGAATAATATCGACCCAAATCTCTCTTCTTCAAACGTCCCGAAATTTGCTAATCCATTTTGGGTAGATATGGTTGTGATAGCTAAAAGATCAATGCTGAATTCCATGAGAATGCCTGAGCTGTTTGGTATGCGTTTTGGCGCTGTCGTTGTCACTGGGATCATCCTAGCCACAATTTTTTGGAAATTAGACAATTCACCAAAAGGGGTTCAAGAAAGGTTAGGCTTTTTTGCATTTGCAATGTCCACAACTTTTTACACTTGTGCTGAAGCCATTCCTGTTTTTCTTCAAGAAAGGTATATTTTCATGAGAGAAACTGCTTATAACGCTTATCGCCGTTCCTCTTATGTTGTTTCACATGCCATTATCTCACTTCCTTCCATATTAGTCCTCTCCATTGCCTTTGCTGTCACAACCTATTGGTCAGTTGGACTAGCCGGTGGCGTTTCTGGTTTCCTTTACTTCTTGCTCTTCTTAGTTGCCTCATTTTGGGCAGGGAGTTCATTTGTCACATTCCTCTCTGGTGTCATCTACAACATCATGATGGCCTACACAGTCGTGGTCGCGGTCTTAGCTTACTTCTTTCTCTTCAGTGGCTTCTTCATTAGTCGCGATAGAATACCTCCTTATTGGATATGGTTTCACTATATGTCCTTAGTGAAATACCCTTACCAAGGGGTGTTACAAAATGAGTTTTCTGATCCCAACAAGTGTTTTGTAAAGGGTGTCCAGCTTTTCGACGCCTCGCCATTGAGGGCTGTCCCTGAGGCCTTGAAGATCAAGTTGTTGCAAAACATGAGCAAGACATTGGGAATGAATATAACAAACACAACATGTTTGACAACAGGATCAGATATATTGAAGCAAAGTGGTGTGACTGATTTGAACAAATGGACTTGTTTTTGGATCACAATTGCTTTGGGATTTTTCTTtaggattctcttctattttgCTTTGTTGGTTGGAAGCAAAAATAAGAGAAGGTGA
- the LOC101266446 gene encoding serine/arginine-rich splicing factor RS2Z33 isoform X2 has protein sequence MPRYDDRVGNSTRLYVGHLSSRTRSRDLERAFSKYGRVRDVDMKHDYAFVEFSDPRDADDARYYLDGRDIDGRRIIVEFAKGVPRGPGGSREYLGKGPAPGSGRCFNCGLEGHWARDCKAGDWKNKCYRCGERGHIERKCPNSPKKLRRSYSRSPARSKSRSRSRSRSPRRSYSRSRSYSQSRSPPPKREQVDQVKRSRSYSRSPEPRKDSPSPLPKTRKRSPTPEEGSPMEAKSPSSPMREEGAYSQSPRERSVSPSSPRRDSPAPRKYDDDSPAEANGGSRSLSPKYQRNHEDDEDEGEFRNQRSGRESQSP, from the exons ATGCCTCGTTATGATGATCGTGTGGGAAATAGCACTCGTCTCTATGTGGGACACCTGTCTTCACGGACCCGTTCACGTGATCTGGAGCGTGCATTCAGTAAATATGGGAG AGTACGGGATGTGGACATGAAGCACGACTATGCCTTCGTA GAATTTAGTGATCCTCGAGATGCTGATGATGCAAGATACTATTTAGACGGCCGTGACATTGATGGACGCCGCATAATTGTGGAATTTGCCAAGGGT GTGCCACGTGGACCAGGCGGTTCGCGTGAGTATCTTGGCAAAGGACCCGCTCCTGGGTCAGGTCGCTGCTTCAACTGTGGTCTTGAAGGTCACTGGGCTCGAGATTGCAAAGCTGGGGATTGGAAGAACAAGTGTTATCGATGTGGAGAAAGAGGTCATATAGAAAGAAAATGCCCAAATAGTCCTAAAAAACTCAG ACGCAGCTACTCACGGTCGCCTGCTAGGTCAAAGTCACGCTCACGTTCGCGTTCACGTTCTCCTCGTCGAAGTTATAGCAGAAGTCGCAGCTATAG TCAATCAAGATCCCCGCCACCAAAGAGAGAACAAGTCGACCAGGTCAAGCGATCAAGAAGCTACAGTAGGAGCCCCGAGCCAAGGAAGGATAGTCCAAGCCCTCTACCCAAGACTAGGAAGCGCAGCCCAACACCTGAAGAGGGAAGCCCGATGGAAGCAAAGAGCCCTTCTTCACCAATGAGAGAAGAAGGTGCCTATAGCCAAAGCCCCAGAGAGAGGAGTGTCAGTCCTTCAAGTCCTAGAAGGGATAGCCCAGCTCCTCGAAAGTATGATGATGACAGCCCTGCTGAAGCTAATGGTGGAAGTCGAAGTCTGAGTCCCAAGTACCAGAGGAACCATGAAGATGATGAGGATGAAGGTGAGTTTCGTAATCAACGCTCTGGTAGAGAGAGCCAGTCACCTTGA
- the LOC101266446 gene encoding serine/arginine-rich splicing factor RS2Z33 isoform X1, translating into MPRYDDRVGNSTRLYVGHLSSRTRSRDLERAFSKYGRVRDVDMKHDYAFVEFSDPRDADDARYYLDGRDIDGRRIIVEFAKGVPRGPGGSREYLGKGPAPGSGRCFNCGLEGHWARDCKAGDWKNKCYRCGERGHIERKCPNSPKKLSRRSYSRSPARSKSRSRSRSRSPRRSYSRSRSYSQSRSPPPKREQVDQVKRSRSYSRSPEPRKDSPSPLPKTRKRSPTPEEGSPMEAKSPSSPMREEGAYSQSPRERSVSPSSPRRDSPAPRKYDDDSPAEANGGSRSLSPKYQRNHEDDEDEGEFRNQRSGRESQSP; encoded by the exons ATGCCTCGTTATGATGATCGTGTGGGAAATAGCACTCGTCTCTATGTGGGACACCTGTCTTCACGGACCCGTTCACGTGATCTGGAGCGTGCATTCAGTAAATATGGGAG AGTACGGGATGTGGACATGAAGCACGACTATGCCTTCGTA GAATTTAGTGATCCTCGAGATGCTGATGATGCAAGATACTATTTAGACGGCCGTGACATTGATGGACGCCGCATAATTGTGGAATTTGCCAAGGGT GTGCCACGTGGACCAGGCGGTTCGCGTGAGTATCTTGGCAAAGGACCCGCTCCTGGGTCAGGTCGCTGCTTCAACTGTGGTCTTGAAGGTCACTGGGCTCGAGATTGCAAAGCTGGGGATTGGAAGAACAAGTGTTATCGATGTGGAGAAAGAGGTCATATAGAAAGAAAATGCCCAAATAGTCCTAAAAAACTCAG TAGACGCAGCTACTCACGGTCGCCTGCTAGGTCAAAGTCACGCTCACGTTCGCGTTCACGTTCTCCTCGTCGAAGTTATAGCAGAAGTCGCAGCTATAG TCAATCAAGATCCCCGCCACCAAAGAGAGAACAAGTCGACCAGGTCAAGCGATCAAGAAGCTACAGTAGGAGCCCCGAGCCAAGGAAGGATAGTCCAAGCCCTCTACCCAAGACTAGGAAGCGCAGCCCAACACCTGAAGAGGGAAGCCCGATGGAAGCAAAGAGCCCTTCTTCACCAATGAGAGAAGAAGGTGCCTATAGCCAAAGCCCCAGAGAGAGGAGTGTCAGTCCTTCAAGTCCTAGAAGGGATAGCCCAGCTCCTCGAAAGTATGATGATGACAGCCCTGCTGAAGCTAATGGTGGAAGTCGAAGTCTGAGTCCCAAGTACCAGAGGAACCATGAAGATGATGAGGATGAAGGTGAGTTTCGTAATCAACGCTCTGGTAGAGAGAGCCAGTCACCTTGA
- the LOC101266446 gene encoding serine/arginine-rich splicing factor RS2Z33 isoform X4, with product MKHDYAFVEFSDPRDADDARYYLDGRDIDGRRIIVEFAKGVPRGPGGSREYLGKGPAPGSGRCFNCGLEGHWARDCKAGDWKNKCYRCGERGHIERKCPNSPKKLRRSYSRSPARSKSRSRSRSRSPRRSYSRSRSYSQSRSPPPKREQVDQVKRSRSYSRSPEPRKDSPSPLPKTRKRSPTPEEGSPMEAKSPSSPMREEGAYSQSPRERSVSPSSPRRDSPAPRKYDDDSPAEANGGSRSLSPKYQRNHEDDEDEGEFRNQRSGRESQSP from the exons ATGAAGCACGACTATGCCTTCGTA GAATTTAGTGATCCTCGAGATGCTGATGATGCAAGATACTATTTAGACGGCCGTGACATTGATGGACGCCGCATAATTGTGGAATTTGCCAAGGGT GTGCCACGTGGACCAGGCGGTTCGCGTGAGTATCTTGGCAAAGGACCCGCTCCTGGGTCAGGTCGCTGCTTCAACTGTGGTCTTGAAGGTCACTGGGCTCGAGATTGCAAAGCTGGGGATTGGAAGAACAAGTGTTATCGATGTGGAGAAAGAGGTCATATAGAAAGAAAATGCCCAAATAGTCCTAAAAAACTCAG ACGCAGCTACTCACGGTCGCCTGCTAGGTCAAAGTCACGCTCACGTTCGCGTTCACGTTCTCCTCGTCGAAGTTATAGCAGAAGTCGCAGCTATAG TCAATCAAGATCCCCGCCACCAAAGAGAGAACAAGTCGACCAGGTCAAGCGATCAAGAAGCTACAGTAGGAGCCCCGAGCCAAGGAAGGATAGTCCAAGCCCTCTACCCAAGACTAGGAAGCGCAGCCCAACACCTGAAGAGGGAAGCCCGATGGAAGCAAAGAGCCCTTCTTCACCAATGAGAGAAGAAGGTGCCTATAGCCAAAGCCCCAGAGAGAGGAGTGTCAGTCCTTCAAGTCCTAGAAGGGATAGCCCAGCTCCTCGAAAGTATGATGATGACAGCCCTGCTGAAGCTAATGGTGGAAGTCGAAGTCTGAGTCCCAAGTACCAGAGGAACCATGAAGATGATGAGGATGAAGGTGAGTTTCGTAATCAACGCTCTGGTAGAGAGAGCCAGTCACCTTGA
- the LOC101266446 gene encoding serine/arginine-rich splicing factor RS2Z33 isoform X3, producing MKHDYAFVEFSDPRDADDARYYLDGRDIDGRRIIVEFAKGVPRGPGGSREYLGKGPAPGSGRCFNCGLEGHWARDCKAGDWKNKCYRCGERGHIERKCPNSPKKLSRRSYSRSPARSKSRSRSRSRSPRRSYSRSRSYSQSRSPPPKREQVDQVKRSRSYSRSPEPRKDSPSPLPKTRKRSPTPEEGSPMEAKSPSSPMREEGAYSQSPRERSVSPSSPRRDSPAPRKYDDDSPAEANGGSRSLSPKYQRNHEDDEDEGEFRNQRSGRESQSP from the exons ATGAAGCACGACTATGCCTTCGTA GAATTTAGTGATCCTCGAGATGCTGATGATGCAAGATACTATTTAGACGGCCGTGACATTGATGGACGCCGCATAATTGTGGAATTTGCCAAGGGT GTGCCACGTGGACCAGGCGGTTCGCGTGAGTATCTTGGCAAAGGACCCGCTCCTGGGTCAGGTCGCTGCTTCAACTGTGGTCTTGAAGGTCACTGGGCTCGAGATTGCAAAGCTGGGGATTGGAAGAACAAGTGTTATCGATGTGGAGAAAGAGGTCATATAGAAAGAAAATGCCCAAATAGTCCTAAAAAACTCAG TAGACGCAGCTACTCACGGTCGCCTGCTAGGTCAAAGTCACGCTCACGTTCGCGTTCACGTTCTCCTCGTCGAAGTTATAGCAGAAGTCGCAGCTATAG TCAATCAAGATCCCCGCCACCAAAGAGAGAACAAGTCGACCAGGTCAAGCGATCAAGAAGCTACAGTAGGAGCCCCGAGCCAAGGAAGGATAGTCCAAGCCCTCTACCCAAGACTAGGAAGCGCAGCCCAACACCTGAAGAGGGAAGCCCGATGGAAGCAAAGAGCCCTTCTTCACCAATGAGAGAAGAAGGTGCCTATAGCCAAAGCCCCAGAGAGAGGAGTGTCAGTCCTTCAAGTCCTAGAAGGGATAGCCCAGCTCCTCGAAAGTATGATGATGACAGCCCTGCTGAAGCTAATGGTGGAAGTCGAAGTCTGAGTCCCAAGTACCAGAGGAACCATGAAGATGATGAGGATGAAGGTGAGTTTCGTAATCAACGCTCTGGTAGAGAGAGCCAGTCACCTTGA